One genomic region from Oncorhynchus clarkii lewisi isolate Uvic-CL-2024 chromosome 21, UVic_Ocla_1.0, whole genome shotgun sequence encodes:
- the LOC139379311 gene encoding putative ferric-chelate reductase 1 isoform X2, giving the protein MKSSNSAVSHTSDSPKSSIQGIWRAPISGNLNSIQFSASFVKDYSTFWVGVRSSPVTYNISAAPPANSTSISITSASSFASSSKLSNSSTGCGSTKVCFSQPLNCDPGVSPDCYFLSAMTSPGDTAVQLEMTGPSDGYIAIGFSDDQRMGNDDIYICGRDSGGLIQLQHAFSTGRKIPDILPLGNVSDVTSSVNNSIISCSFTTRNPISTQRSGGSSSLYYLMIVHGPSSSGTIGVHTGTFISDTKVDISSPQVVTSEKEPPVIKAHGSLMLIAWMTTGSLGMIIARYLKGVAKGKHYFGKDVWFLAHVSLMTLTVAATIIAFILAFSEVGGWSGGAHPVLGCIVMILAFFQPIAAMFRCGPHHHWRFLFNWSHALNAVAIKGLAVAAIFTGLSYFSTSEDSWLLKVMGGFVGWEATLYILLELHMRWKLNDHAESASESTRMELLLLVLFFLGNIAFLVALLVGIGSS; this is encoded by the exons AATTCTGCAGTTTCTCACACATCAGATTCACCTAAATCCTCCATCCAGGGAATATGGAGGGCCCCCATATCAGGCAACCTCAACTCCATCCAATTCAG TGCATCCTTTGTAAAAGATTACTCCACCTTCTGGGTTGGAGTGAGAAGTTCTCCAGTCACATACAACATCTCTGCTGCACCCCCAGCTAACAGCACATCCATATCCATCACCTCTGCCTCCTCCTTCGCCTCATCCTCAAAA TTGTCCAACTCCAGCACTGGATGTGGCAGCACTAAGGTCTGTTTCAGCCAACCTCTGAACTGTGACCCTGGGGTCAGTCCAGACTGTTACTTCCTGTCTGCTATGACTTCTCCCGGTGATACAGCCGTCCAGCTGGAGATGACTGGCCCTTCAGATGGCTACATCGCCATTGGCTTCTCAGATGACCAGAGGATG GGAAATGATGACATCTATATTTGTGGACGGGACAGTGGCGGGCTCATCCAATTGCAACACGCCTTTTCAACAGGAAGGAAGATACCGGACATACTTCCTCTG GGAAATGTTTCTGATGTTACATCCTCAGTGAATAATAGTATCATTAGCTGTTCCTTCACGACTAGGAACCCCATTTCAACTCAGCGATCCGGAGGGTCCAGTTCCCTCTACTATCTCATGATCGTTCACGGACCCTCCAGTAGTG GGACAATCGGCGTTCATACTGGCACCTTCATCAGTGACACTAAAGTGGACATTTCAAGTCCTCAAGTTGTTACAAGTGAAAAAGAGCCACCTGTTATTAAAGCACATG GTTCCCTGATGTTGATAGCGTGGATGACCACTGGTAGTTTGGGAATGATCATAGCCAGGTATCTGAAAGGTGTGGCCAAGGGGAAACATTATTTTGGGAAAGATGTTTGGTTTCTG GCGCACGTGTCTCTTATGACACTCACTGTTGCTGCCACCATCATCGCCTTCATTTTGGCCTTCTCAGAAGTTGGAGGCTGGAGTGGG GGAGCCCATCCTGTGTTGGGCTGCATCGTTATGATCCTGGCCTTCTTCCAGCCAATCGCTGCCATGTTCCGATGTGGACCTCATCATCACTG GCGATTCCTCTTCAATTGGTCGCATGCTTTGAATGCAGTGGCAATAAAAGGTTTAGCTG TGGCAGCCATCTTCACTGGGCTGTCGTATTTTAGCACCTCTGAGGATAGTTGGCTTCTGAAGGTGATGGGGGGGTTTGTTGGATGGGAGGCAACGCTGTACATCCTGCTAGAACTCCACATGCGCTGGAAGCTCAATG ATCATGCAGAGAGTGCTTCTGAATCG ACAAGAATGGAGTTGTTACTGCTGGTCTTGTTTTTCCTTGGAAATATAGCCTTTTTGGTGGCACTACTTGTTGGAATTGGCTCGTCATGA